The Candidatus Omnitrophota bacterium genome segment AGATGATTCTTACAAAATACTCCGAAGACAGGATGGAGCGTTTTAAGGCTATGAGATCGGAGATGGGCGCGGACAGGATCGTATTTAAAGAGTTCTTTCACGAGTTTACTGAACTATCCGATGAGGAAGCGTATTCTATGGCGCCGTCCAAAAAGGAGCTTGTCCTCGACAGGGATACAAAAAAGAAGATTATAAGAAGCAAGAATAATTCGTGCGGATGGGTATACAGGGCTATCTGCGTAGCTTCCACCGGTGACATAGCCGCATGTTGTATAGATTCCAACGCTTCTTTACTGCGCGGACTGAATATAAAGGATAAGAATATCGCGAAAGTATGGAATTCACCGGAGTACAGGCAGTTCAGGAAAGGGCTTTTACGCGGCAAAATAGATATTTGTAATAAATGTTTCATGTCATAGGAACGCTATGAACATATCTCTCATAATACCAGTTAAGAACGAAGAAAAGGCTGTAGGGCCTCTCCTGGTTTCTATTATGGCCCAGACACTTGTGCCCGAAGAAATAGTTATAACAGACGGTGGTTCAACCGATAATACCGTTAGGGCAATAGAAGATTATATAAAAAAGGGGTTTCCTATAAAGATGGTACGTACGGACGACGCGTTCCCGGGTAAGGGCAGAAATCTCGCCATCGAGGCATCGGGTAATGAGCTTATCGCCATGACGGATGCGGGGATAACCCTGGATAAGAACTGGCTTGAGGAACTTGCCCAAATGTTCAGCGCTGACCCTGATCTTAAAGTGGCTTATGGTTCGTATGAGCCTGTTACAGACTCTCTTTTTAAAGAATGTTTCGCGTTACTTGCCCTATCGGCTCCGGTATCCTTGGGCGGTAGATGGACGAGAACATATTTTGTCGCATCGTCGATGATAAAAAAAGATGTATGGCGCTCCGTAGGCGGTTTCCCGGATCTGCGCTCGGCGGAGGACAAGATATTCATGGACAGGATAAAGCAAAAGCATTTTAAAACAACGGTGAATCCAAAAGCGATAGTGCATTGGAACCTGCCGGGAGATTTTTTACAGGTGTTTAAAAAAGTATCGTTATATTCGATGCACGATCTGATAGCGGGAAGATTCAATGATTGGCACAGATCCGTCACACTTATGTACCTGGCCGGATTGGTTTTCTTTATGCTTGGTTTTGCCTTCTCTCCGGCGTGGTTTTTTATTCTCGTCTTCTGCGCTCTGGCCAGATCAGCCTTGATCCTTGTTAAGAAATCGCCGGGCAGACTTTTGCCATACTTTCTTGACTTAAGAAGATTCGCCTTACTTACCGCATTGATGTTCTGGATAGATATTGCTATGTTTTATGGTATCGTATGTTATGTCGGTAAAAAATGGAGGCTCGGATGGCACAAATGACTATGAGGGAAAAGCTGTTTAAGGACTATCTTTTTAAGAACGATCTGCCGAAAGAACTTGACCATACAGTTCCTAATAAAAGGAGTTTGGAAGG includes the following:
- a CDS encoding glycosyltransferase — translated: MNISLIIPVKNEEKAVGPLLVSIMAQTLVPEEIVITDGGSTDNTVRAIEDYIKKGFPIKMVRTDDAFPGKGRNLAIEASGNELIAMTDAGITLDKNWLEELAQMFSADPDLKVAYGSYEPVTDSLFKECFALLALSAPVSLGGRWTRTYFVASSMIKKDVWRSVGGFPDLRSAEDKIFMDRIKQKHFKTTVNPKAIVHWNLPGDFLQVFKKVSLYSMHDLIAGRFNDWHRSVTLMYLAGLVFFMLGFAFSPAWFFILVFCALARSALILVKKSPGRLLPYFLDLRRFALLTALMFWIDIAMFYGIVCYVGKKWRLGWHK